The sequence below is a genomic window from Ruminiclostridium josui JCM 17888.
TTAGAGGCTGAAAAGGATTTAATAGAATCATTGTGCTTAGACCTAAGATTTACTCAGGCTATGAAGGTGATTCTGACAAAAGAAGTTAAAAGAGCCGGAATAAATGGTTTGGAGCCTTTATCCTCATTAAAAGAATTTAACGGAATAAAGGCTGATTCTAAAGAGGAAGGAAAGAAATATTTTGAATACATTATTAAAAAAATCAGGCAAAAATCTGTTTAATTCAATATACATAGAAGAAAATGCATATGATTATCCGATTACACGTATGGTTTTAGAGAAATTCCCTGATGTACCCGTAATTACCATACGCAATTACAAAGACATATTCAACCGCGGAAATCAGTGTTTCCAGCTTCAAAAGCACCGCCAATCCCTTATATTGGCGGTTAAAAGCAAGCAATTTCTTTATAAAAGCCCTGAAGTATGTCAGGATTTCGGCTATTCCAACTTTTATTATACTTCTTTTATTCTTAATTGTATTTTTAACTGCGAGTATTGTTATCTGCAAGGAATGTATCCTTCTGCAAATATAGTTGCATTTGTTAATGCAGATGAATTCATAGATGAAATCCAAAACACTTTGGCTGGAAAAAAAGCTTATTTGGCTGTTTCCTATGATACTGATCTTATTGGTTTTCATAATGTGATTCCATACTGGAATTTCCTTCAGGACTTTTTTGCTCAACATCCCGACATTAACGTTGAAATCCGTACTAAAAGCGCCAACGAAGTGTTTTACAGCGAGATTCAACCTGCTGAAAACACTGTGATAGCCTTTAGTCTGGCTCCACAAGAAATCATTAAAAAATTTGAAAGGCACACCCCTCCTCTTGCAGCCCGGATTAAAGCGGTAAAATCCGCTATTTCTAGAGGCTTTAAAGTACGATTGTGTCTTGATCCGGTTATTCTTAATTCTGGAAGTGAAAAGCTATATGAACCATTTTTCAGAAATCTGTTCGCTGAAATTAACCCGGATAAATTAAAAGATGTAGGCTACGGCTTTTTTAGAATGTCAAAGGATTTATTCAAAAGAATTGAAAAGCAAAATAGAAAATCACAAATTTTTGCAGATGATTACACTATAAAAGAAGGCATAGTTTCTTACCCCCCTGACCTTATTAAAATGGTAATGGATAATCATCTGAAAGTTTTACAAGAATATTTACCAAAGGAGAAGATATTTACACTATGAAAACAGCAATATTAACTGGAGCTTCAAAAGGTATAGGCCTGGCTATTGCAAAAAAACTTAATTCAATGGATTACAAAGTATATGGATTAGCCCGTTCCTTTGAAAATACAGAGTATTCTCATAAAAATTTTATCAAAATTACTTGTGATGTTTTGAACACCCATGAACTGGAAAAGATAATAAATCAAATCGAGTCTGAAGAAGCTGAAATTAACCTATTAATCAACAATGCAGGAGTAGGCTTTTTCGCTCCCCATGAGCAGCTGAAAATAAAGGATATTCAGACCATGATACGTATAAATCTTGAAGCTCCTCTTATTTTATGTAAATTACTCTTAAGAGCATTAAAAAAGAGCAAGGGAACTATAATATCCATTTCATCTGTAACCGCTAAGAAAATAAGTACACATGGCTGTGCCTACGCTTCTTCCAAAGCAGGGCTTTCACACTTTTCATCAAGCCTATTTGAAGAAGTACGAAAATATGGCGTAAAGGTAGCTGTCGTTCACCCTGACATTACCAGCAGCAATTTTTATGATAATCTTGATTTTACTTATGACAGTGATTCAGATGCTTTTTTGCTTGAAGAGCAGACTGCAGAAGCAGTGGAATATATTTTGAGCTGTTCAGAAAACATGGTTGTAAATGATATAACCATTCGCCCTCAAAAAAACCGTATAAAAAGAAAATCACCAGCCGGAGAATAAATTTAATCCGGCTGGTGGTAAAAGTTTTAAACTGCTGTCCAACCTCCATCTACAAATATAGTTTGTCCCGTAACATAACTTGATGAATTGGCTGCAAGGAATATTAGTGTACTGTCAAGTTCGCCCATGTTTCCGACTCTTCCCATAGGACATCTGAAACTAACAAAATTATTAAACTCTTGATTGTTTAAAATATCTCCAGTCATTTCTGATTCAAAAAATCCCGGTCCAATCGCATTTACTGTAATTCCGTATTTTGCCCATTCAGCAGCCAATGCACGTGTAAGATTTATGACTGCACCCTTTGATGCATGGTAACTAGAATTTTGAGTTGCTGTATTGGCTATATGACCAAACATAGAAGTTATATTAATTACTCTGCCATACTTATTTTCTATCATGTTTTTTCCTGCTTCTCTGGCAAACATAAATACTCCTGTTAAGTTAGTATTTAGTACCCTATTCCACTGGTCAGTTGTATGATTTTCTGCAGGAACAACTTCTGCTACTCCTGCATTGTTAACCAAAATGTCAATCTTGCCCATCTTTTCAATTATAGAAGCAACTGTATCCTTAACTTCCTGTTCATTAGTAACGTCACACTTAAATGTCAAACATTTTCTTCCAATTTTCTTTATTTCTTCAGACACATCATTCAGCTTTTCAAGTCTTCTTGCTACTATTGCCAAATCAGCCCCTTGTCTTGCCAAGGCCTTTGCAAACTGTACACCCAAGCCAGATGATGCCCCTGTAACTACCGCAACTTTTCCAGTTAAATCAAATAAATTCATATAATACACCTCTTTCTTGTTTCTATTTACAATTTATTTATATCCTTTTTTTATTAATATAAACAAAAAAGAAAGAGATTTATTATACTTATTTCAGCCAGTATTCGCTACAATCTTTTGTCCTTTCCATATAACCGTATTCAATAAGATATCTTCTTATTGTGGCAAAATCCGGGTAAATTGCCTTCAATATTTCATTTACTTCCTTTTCAGAATATTTTCTATTCTTCTCAAACTGCGCTGCAATTTTACTGAGTATTACAATTTTCTTTTTCTCTTTTGGCGAAAAAGCCCTGAGTTTTAGCGGCTCCAAGGATTCAAATAAGGATTCGATAATTTTGTCCTCCTCCGATTTAGTTGTCAAATATCTGTCATCAATCATTTTTGCACCTGCATGAATATTTATTAATTCATCCTCAACTTGTTTTTCCTTTCTTTGAGAATATTTATTCTCCACAAGTTCAAATATGGCAAGAAACAGCTTAGCCTGCTTCGCCTTTTCTCTGAAAGCAAACCTCTGACGTCTAACAGTAGCTGGAGCAACTCCTGTTTTTCCAGCAATATCATTGTCAGACATCCCATTATACATCATAAAAAGCAGCTCTTTTTGATTCTCCGTAATACCAGTATATTTCTTATCAAAGGAAGTCAACGTATCCAATATATCCTCATGTTCCTTTTGTCTGTGGATTTGCACAGCCTTTGACGCATCATAGAACCTTCCGCCAATAGAAAACATTTCTCCCAATTCAAAGACTTTTCCGCAGGTAAGACAGGTAAATATACCTTTGTCCGGGTTGTATGAGTATCCTTTTTTAATTTCATCCAAGGATAATTTTAAAATGCTATCAATCATTTTGCACAACTCCTTAAAACGTTTATTAATTCTATAAACATTTTATAATTACATTGATTATTTGTCAACTAGGTTTTAGCAACTCAAAATAAAGCTGTTTATACTTTTATCCCACCTATTAATTTAATTTACCTGTCTTAACATATATTTTTTCCTATAATTATTGAAAATGTATTGACAATATTGTTTTTTACTTTTATAATAAAAAACGCTTTGTGAAAACAAAGCATTTACAAAATAATATTTGCGCCATTAGCTCAGTTGGTAGAGCACCTGACTCTTAATCAGGGTGTCCCGGGTTCGAATCCCTGATGGCGCACCAAAAAATTAGGAAGACATTCATTTATGAGTGTCTTTTTGTTGCTCAATAATAACTGTCTTTTATAAAAAAATCAAAAATGCGTGTCGCAAAACTTAGATTTTATTTTCTATAGCTGTACGTTAGTATAAATTGTATCAATGGAAACAATCATTGATACAATTTTATTCGGGAGTACAGGTAGTAAAAAGGGAGCAAGTCAGTTTTTCAACATCCCATTTTCAAATATTTATATAAAAATCAATCCTTTATATCAGCCTAGCTTCTCCAGAAATTCAGAGCTTTTTTCAACACAGCCCATACATGAAAGCTTTTTTAGCCCCTTTATGTTGCTGCACTGCAGGGCTCCTGCATTTTCAATAAAATAGTTTTCCAGTTCTGCAACCTTCTCACTATCGTACTTACTTAAAATATACTTAACAGCATAGTAAGCTCCGCAAAGGCCATCTGGTGCCCTGCCACTCCCATAATTTCTAAAGCGCTCAACCAAATCATCTTCAATATTGTATTTCTCCTTGAAAGCGCTGAGTACTGCTTGTGCACAATTCATTCTACTGCCATTTGCACCTATATAATTATTTTTAGCTTCAATAGCGGACATTTTATAACCTCCATGATAATTAACTTATTTATATTTCAAGTGCGCCTTTCGGACACTTTATTACACATTCACTGCATTTCAGACAGTCAGGGTGTGTAACCTCTCCATTGCTCCTGAATTTAAGTACATCTATTTCCATGGGACAGGATTTTGTACAAAGATTACAGCTAACACATTTTTCCTTATGGAAAGTTACATTTTTGCTTTTTGAGTCATTGCCGGCCTTAGTAACCCAAGATGCCATTGTACCCATTGGACAAACAACACACCATGCTCTATGACTGTAAACAACTCCTAGAATTAAAGACAATCCAGTGGTTATTAATATCATTCTTACAAACACCTGGCCGACTTGCACCATGTTACCCCATGCAAATGTTAACTGCACCGCAAAAGCCCCCATAAGTACAACTACAAAAAGTAATCTAAACCACTTGTTTTTCATAAGCCGAGGAATCTTCCTATTATGACTTATTTTAGAAAGTAGTATATCATTAAAACTTCCCCTTGGGCAGAAACTTCCGCACCACATTCTTCCTCGAAAGATTGATGCCACTACAGGAGCCAACATACATATTATAGCGGCAATACCTACCTTTGGATATACCAAACCCCCAATACAAAATAAAATAAGCATCAACCATACCCATTTGTGTACAAAACTTTTTAATGTGTTCATTTTTAACTCCTTATATAAATTTTGTGCACCTCGAGGATATATTTATTATATTAAACCACTTTACCATTGTCAATCTATATATTTAAATATTACGATATATAAATATAATTTTATTTACTATATCTTCCAAATTCTATCCCTTAATTTATACTTGAATCTTATTTAATCAAATATACAAAAAAGCATAATAACCCAGAAAAGATAAATTCTAAGGTTATTACGCTTTTTTTATCATTTTTTAGTGATTTCCGCAGCTGCAGCCTTCCTCACCATGATTATGTTCATGACCTGAACATCCGGAACTTGCTGATTTCAACTTCCCATCCATATAAAGCTGTACTGCTTCATCTATATTTCCACTGATTCCCGATATAATCTGTATATTATTTTCTTCAAGCTTTTGCCTTGCACCATCTCCCATTCCTCCGGCTATAACGGTTTTTATACCCAGTGAAGCCAGAAAACTCGGAAGAAGTCCGTGCTGATTTCCTTCTGTACTAACTACTTCCTTGCTTTTTATAGATTTATTCTCTATTTCAACTACTGTAAAACGCTCACACTTTCCAAAATGAGAGGAAATATTGTTACCTTCCGTTGCAATTGCAATTTTCATTATACCGTTCTCCTTTCCAACAGGTAATTTATTTTCAATATAAGATACAGCATTCGCCAAATGTTCATGATTTACTTTTTCAAGCTCACCCTTGTCACATAATTCCGCAATAGACGGATCTATTGGCATTTTACCCAGTACTTTGAGGTTTAGACCTGCCGCTATTTCATCGATTTTGCTTTTGCCGAAAATATTTATTTCCTTACCGCAGTCAGGACATTTTAAATAGCTCATATTTTCAACAATCCCCAGAATTGGAATATTCATTTCCCTCGCCATATTGTAGGCCTTTTTAACTATCATGGAAACCAGATCCTGAGGAGAAGTAACAATAACTATTCCATCCAAAGGGATTGATTGGAAAACTGTCAGTGGAACATCCCCTGTTCCCGGCGGCATATCCAGAAACAGATAGTCCACCTCTCCCCATATTACATCAGTCCAGAATTGTTTTACAACTCCTGCTATAATTGGTCCTCTCCATATAACGGGAGCATCGTCCTGATCAAGCATAAGATTAACCGACATTACCTTGATGCCATTTTGGGATGTTTGGGGATAAATACCCAATTCACTTCCCTGTGCCTTTTGATTAATGCCGAATATTTTTGGTATTGAAGGCCCTGTAATATCTGCATCGAGTACTCCTACCTCATAGCCTTTTCTTCTCATCATTATCGATAAGGTTGAAGTTACAAGAGATTTTCCTACCCCACCTTTGCCACTTACAACCCCAATAACTCTTTTAATTGAATTGAGTTCATGAGTCTTTTCCAAAAAGTTTTGTGGGCGGCCTCCGCCTGAAGGACAACTGCCTCCGCAATCACTTGATCCGCAATCCGTTCCACCACAACCGCATCCATTGTCTACCATATAATTCACCTCGTCATATATTTGTTGGTTTGTGACAGTCCATACAACCCTCACATCTGTCACAGTTTATTGTGCTGCATTCCCCACTTTGTCTCCTGCAGCAACTTCTGCCTGACTCTACCTGATAATTACCCCCGTCTATTCGGATAGTCTTCCCATGCACCAATGCATCTGCCGTCTTTTTCCTTGCAGAATTTATTATACGCTGAAAAGTGCCTCTGGAAACATTCATACTATCTGCGGCCTCATCTTGACCGATTTCCAGATAGTCTGCAAGTCTGATGGCTTCAACCTCCTCAATGCTCAAAATAACCTGAACCTGACTTTTTATTTCGGGATGAAAACACGCATTTCCTGGTATAAAGCCAACTCTTCTGCATTTTTTTGGTCTTGGCATTATTTTCACCTCATAATAATTATGTGCATATGCCCATAATTATTATACCAAATATAAGAAATACGTCAAGAAGTTGGTGCCGCGAAACAATAAAACGGCCATGAAAACCAGTATTTAACTGGTTTTCATGGCCAGAATAAATCGAATTCACTAATTATACATTAACAATTTCTTAACATCCTCTCCGGACAAAGGCTTTGAGAACAGATATCCCTGAATCCTGTCACAGTTATATTTTTTCAAGTATTCCAGTTGTTCGGTATACTCTACACCTTCAGCAATTATAGTCATTCCTAAGGACCTTCCCAATGTTATTATGTGGCGAGTTATAGTTCTTCCCTCCTCGTCTGTTGAAACACTATCGATAAAAGATTTATCAATTTTCAGTGTTGATATTGGAAGCTGTTTTAGATAATTTAGAGAAGAATACCCTTTTCCAAAATCATCTAGAGCTATTCTTACACCCATATTTTTTAGTTTGTTTAGCTTTCTAAAAACAGTAGTAAATGATTCTATTAAAATAGTTTCGGTAATTTCCAACTCAAGACATTCTGGATTAAGATTATAACTATTTATAATATCAATTATTTTACGTGTAAACCCCGACTGGAGAATTTGTATTGTAGATATATTTACCGATACGGTCAAATCTTTTAAACCTTTTTCATGTAACTCTTTTATAAATGCACAAGCCTGATTCAGTACCCATTCACCTAAAGGTATTATTAAATGAGTATCTTCCGCAACCTGAATGAATTTCATAGGTGAAACATTTCCAAGCTCTGAACTTTTCCATCGAAGTAGGGCCTCAAGACCGGTTACTTTTTGTGTCTCTAAGTCAAACTGTGGCTGATAAAATATCTCAAATTCATTTTTTTCCATAGCCGTATGCAGCAGCTTTTCTATAGTCATTCTCTCGGAAAAAGCCTTATCCATATCCTTATTGTAAAGAACATACCTGTTTTTGCCCTGCTCTTTGGCCTTGTACATTGCTATATCTGCACATTTTATTAAGTCCTCTGTACTGTTCCCGTGGTCAGGATATAGTGCTGCTCCAATACTGATAGTAATATGAAGCACGCTGTTTCTGATTTCAAATTCATCCTTGAAACTTTGAAGAACCTGACACATAAACTCTTCTGCCTCAAACTTGTTTTCTATATCATGTATAAGCAGGATAAATTCATCACCGCCAAGGCGGTACAGTGTCCCGATATCTTTTAGAGTCGTTTTAAGTCTTTGGCTTGCTTCGTTTATTAGTTCATCACCAAATTCATGTCCCATTGTATCGTTTATATATTTAAAATTGTCCATGTCAATAAAAAGTAATGCAATCTTTTTTCCTGAATTGTAGGACATAAGCCTGGTAGAATCCTCTATCAGCGAACGCCTGTTAGGAAGCCCCGTCAAAACATCATGCATTGCCAGAAAAGTGTACTTTTCCTCGCTTTGGGCCAGACTTTTTTGTATGGAACGGATTTCTTCAAGTTGATGTTTCAATTCTTCGTCTGAGGCAACTAATTCCTCATATGTTTGTGTTAGCTCCTCATTGCTTTCATATAACTGCTTTCGAATAATCTTAATTTTCTTAATATATACCAATAAAATAACTATAAACAGCGTCAGTATGCAAAATGCTCCTATAACACATAAAACAAGACGTTTGTAAGTTTCAAAAAATGAAAATGGCTTATTTATTATTTCTGCAGATTTAGGTAATTTCCACACTGGTACTTCAAAACGTTTTAACTGCTCATAGTCAAATACTATTCTTGTTGCATTAGGTGATATAATCTTTATATCTGAAGCAGATTCTCCCTTTAATATTCTGACGGCATGTTTTGCTGCGTAGTTTCCATACAGCCTGCCGCTTAGCATTTCTCCGCCGAAGGCTCCTTTGTTTAATCCAAAGTCATATTGGTGATACAAAGGCACACTACTGTGCTTGCTTATTTCTTTGGAAGCCAGATTAAAATCCAACATCTTTCCATTTCCATCACTGTAATAAGTTGCAAAAAAAACGATGCTAGTATTATCCAATTTACTTACAGTTTGCAAAAGTTCATTGAAACTCATATTATTCATTGGTATGGGTTCCAGATTCATTGCTTTTACCTTATCCATCACTAAGCGGCCTGTTGACAAGCCGCT
It includes:
- a CDS encoding SPL family radical SAM protein, which codes for MNTLLKKSGKNLFNSIYIEENAYDYPITRMVLEKFPDVPVITIRNYKDIFNRGNQCFQLQKHRQSLILAVKSKQFLYKSPEVCQDFGYSNFYYTSFILNCIFNCEYCYLQGMYPSANIVAFVNADEFIDEIQNTLAGKKAYLAVSYDTDLIGFHNVIPYWNFLQDFFAQHPDINVEIRTKSANEVFYSEIQPAENTVIAFSLAPQEIIKKFERHTPPLAARIKAVKSAISRGFKVRLCLDPVILNSGSEKLYEPFFRNLFAEINPDKLKDVGYGFFRMSKDLFKRIEKQNRKSQIFADDYTIKEGIVSYPPDLIKMVMDNHLKVLQEYLPKEKIFTL
- a CDS encoding SDR family oxidoreductase; amino-acid sequence: MKTAILTGASKGIGLAIAKKLNSMDYKVYGLARSFENTEYSHKNFIKITCDVLNTHELEKIINQIESEEAEINLLINNAGVGFFAPHEQLKIKDIQTMIRINLEAPLILCKLLLRALKKSKGTIISISSVTAKKISTHGCAYASSKAGLSHFSSSLFEEVRKYGVKVAVVHPDITSSNFYDNLDFTYDSDSDAFLLEEQTAEAVEYILSCSENMVVNDITIRPQKNRIKRKSPAGE
- a CDS encoding SDR family oxidoreductase is translated as MNLFDLTGKVAVVTGASSGLGVQFAKALARQGADLAIVARRLEKLNDVSEEIKKIGRKCLTFKCDVTNEQEVKDTVASIIEKMGKIDILVNNAGVAEVVPAENHTTDQWNRVLNTNLTGVFMFAREAGKNMIENKYGRVINITSMFGHIANTATQNSSYHASKGAVINLTRALAAEWAKYGITVNAIGPGFFESEMTGDILNNQEFNNFVSFRCPMGRVGNMGELDSTLIFLAANSSSYVTGQTIFVDGGWTAV
- a CDS encoding DUF2087 domain-containing protein, producing MIDSILKLSLDEIKKGYSYNPDKGIFTCLTCGKVFELGEMFSIGGRFYDASKAVQIHRQKEHEDILDTLTSFDKKYTGITENQKELLFMMYNGMSDNDIAGKTGVAPATVRRQRFAFREKAKQAKLFLAIFELVENKYSQRKEKQVEDELINIHAGAKMIDDRYLTTKSEEDKIIESLFESLEPLKLRAFSPKEKKKIVILSKIAAQFEKNRKYSEKEVNEILKAIYPDFATIRRYLIEYGYMERTKDCSEYWLK
- a CDS encoding C-GCAxxG-C-C family (seleno)protein — its product is MSAIEAKNNYIGANGSRMNCAQAVLSAFKEKYNIEDDLVERFRNYGSGRAPDGLCGAYYAVKYILSKYDSEKVAELENYFIENAGALQCSNIKGLKKLSCMGCVEKSSEFLEKLG
- a CDS encoding 4Fe-4S binding protein, translated to MNTLKSFVHKWVWLMLILFCIGGLVYPKVGIAAIICMLAPVVASIFRGRMWCGSFCPRGSFNDILLSKISHNRKIPRLMKNKWFRLLFVVVLMGAFAVQLTFAWGNMVQVGQVFVRMILITTGLSLILGVVYSHRAWCVVCPMGTMASWVTKAGNDSKSKNVTFHKEKCVSCNLCTKSCPMEIDVLKFRSNGEVTHPDCLKCSECVIKCPKGALEI
- a CDS encoding iron-sulfur cluster carrier protein MrpORP; amino-acid sequence: MVDNGCGCGGTDCGSSDCGGSCPSGGGRPQNFLEKTHELNSIKRVIGVVSGKGGVGKSLVTSTLSIMMRRKGYEVGVLDADITGPSIPKIFGINQKAQGSELGIYPQTSQNGIKVMSVNLMLDQDDAPVIWRGPIIAGVVKQFWTDVIWGEVDYLFLDMPPGTGDVPLTVFQSIPLDGIVIVTSPQDLVSMIVKKAYNMAREMNIPILGIVENMSYLKCPDCGKEINIFGKSKIDEIAAGLNLKVLGKMPIDPSIAELCDKGELEKVNHEHLANAVSYIENKLPVGKENGIMKIAIATEGNNISSHFGKCERFTVVEIENKSIKSKEVVSTEGNQHGLLPSFLASLGIKTVIAGGMGDGARQKLEENNIQIISGISGNIDEAVQLYMDGKLKSASSGCSGHEHNHGEEGCSCGNH
- a CDS encoding DUF134 domain-containing protein, producing MPRPKKCRRVGFIPGNACFHPEIKSQVQVILSIEEVEAIRLADYLEIGQDEAADSMNVSRGTFQRIINSARKKTADALVHGKTIRIDGGNYQVESGRSCCRRQSGECSTINCDRCEGCMDCHKPTNI
- a CDS encoding ABC transporter substrate binding protein; translation: MTSKKTKKVIVKCFAVVVFLFFFGNAFAQAINNEVMEDVWPKKNILILHSYNEGLAWTSDQNTGIIETIEKEYPNASIYVEYMDWKNYPTSSIFSYLTDYFEFKYKHKPLDLIITTDDAALKYALINRKQLFSDAPVVFSGVNQDDVSEIAGRYKNYTGVIEKIDPTETFRMALRINPYIKKVYVVFDNSESGLSTGRLVMDKVKAMNLEPIPMNNMSFNELLQTVSKLDNTSIVFFATYYSDGNGKMLDFNLASKEISKHSSVPLYHQYDFGLNKGAFGGEMLSGRLYGNYAAKHAVRILKGESASDIKIISPNATRIVFDYEQLKRFEVPVWKLPKSAEIINKPFSFFETYKRLVLCVIGAFCILTLFIVILLVYIKKIKIIRKQLYESNEELTQTYEELVASDEELKHQLEEIRSIQKSLAQSEEKYTFLAMHDVLTGLPNRRSLIEDSTRLMSYNSGKKIALLFIDMDNFKYINDTMGHEFGDELINEASQRLKTTLKDIGTLYRLGGDEFILLIHDIENKFEAEEFMCQVLQSFKDEFEIRNSVLHITISIGAALYPDHGNSTEDLIKCADIAMYKAKEQGKNRYVLYNKDMDKAFSERMTIEKLLHTAMEKNEFEIFYQPQFDLETQKVTGLEALLRWKSSELGNVSPMKFIQVAEDTHLIIPLGEWVLNQACAFIKELHEKGLKDLTVSVNISTIQILQSGFTRKIIDIINSYNLNPECLELEITETILIESFTTVFRKLNKLKNMGVRIALDDFGKGYSSLNYLKQLPISTLKIDKSFIDSVSTDEEGRTITRHIITLGRSLGMTIIAEGVEYTEQLEYLKKYNCDRIQGYLFSKPLSGEDVKKLLMYN